The Lebetimonas natsushimae genomic sequence TTTCAAGAAACTCGAGAGCCTTTTCAAAAAAAACGCTTTCCTTGAAATTTTCATCAACATTTGATTTAACGTTTATTGATTCCATAAAATCATTATAATATTCATTAAGCGTCAAAACATATCCTTTTCTTCAATTTTAAATTCTTCAATTTTATCTATTTTAATTGAATATTTTAAATTAATTACGGCATCTGATTTTTTTTCAATTTTCGGGAAACCTTCCCCAACTTTAAAAGCCTCTTCTTTTATATGGCTGAAATAAACTTCATTATATTCTTTTAATGAAACAAATCCGTAGTCTACCAACAGTCTTTCAAAATAAAAAATGAGGTATTCATCTGAAAGCAGCTTTTTTATTTCCCCTATTATGTCATAAATATTAAAACCTTTGTTTCTGTCGCATTCTGAAAGTGTATATACATAAAGATACAGTTTTGGAAGTTCTGTAAACATCTGTTCATAAGAAGATATGTTAATTATGTTTTTTGAAGTTTTTGTTTTAATCTCTATTGCCGTGTCGTTAACGATAAAATCGTGAACACTTTCTTCAGTGGGGGATTTCCAGAAATCCAACACTTCTCTTCTGTCAAAATGTCCGAGCAGTTTTTTTATAAACAGCAATTCACCCACAAGGCCTTTTAAAAAATTTTTATCCAGATACCTGTTGAGGGAACTGAGAAGTTTCTGCCATTTTTTTATTCTCAAAAGAAGGGAATTTATTGCTTTCTGTTCAGAATTTATACCTTTTGTACTGCGTATCAAATCTTTGCACAGATTTTCAAATATTTCAGTATGTTCCTCATTTTTAAGTATTATCTGTATACCTTCTTTAAACGGAATTAAATCAATGTATTTAAAATTAAAGTCTGAATTGTTAAAATGTTTTTGCAGTTTTCCCTCCACAAGAAGTATTTTTTCCCCGTAATGGTTTTTTGCCCATGAATATTTTAATGCGTTTCCCTTATCAGCTAAAATGGCACTCAGTCTACCTTCCGGGGGAATAAGAAGAATATCCCATTTGCTGTAATTATTCATAATTTTCCTTTTCTTTCTCTAATAATTCTTTTAAAAACACTTTATTTACTTTATATTTGACAATACGGTTTTCAGGACAGATAATACTATCTGTTTCAGGAAAGCTTACAGCGTATGCGATAACATTTTTTTCTATTCTTTCTCCTTTTTTTACTGCGCCTTTGTATAAATTGAGAATATAAAAGATTAACAAAGGTTTGCTTCTGTATTTTCTTATAAATTTTCCGGGAGGTGTATTTCTTATTGATTTGCTAATCCTGTCATCTTCAATATTGTTTTTTTTCAATTCTTTAATCTGCTCGGTTTTATAATCTGCTTTTATTTTTTCCATATCCAATCCTATGGCTTCATCATAAGGATCACCCAGTCTGTATTTTTTCCCGCTTAAGAGATAAAATCCGTCATCTTCCAAAACACTTCTTTTTGTAACTCCCAATTCAATATCTTTAATATGTATCTTATTGTTTGAATTTATTGACTTTAACGCAATGTCCCATTCGGAAAGTTCATAATCGCTTCCCTTTAAAATATAATTAATTAAACTGTTTTTAAAACTTTCAGGTTCCATAAACCTTTTTATGGTCATATTATCCTCAAATCCGTTTAAAATATCTGTAACAATATTATAAGGTATGTTTTCAAATAAATAATTATTTTTATTTTTTGTATAAGAAAAATTACCGGATAGATTTTCTATGAATTCATTGAAAATATTAAAATTAATCTCCATTTTTCTTTTATCTGTTGAAATAAGCCTTGTTTCAATAAGCTGTCCTGAATAACATACATCTTGGTAATCAACAAATTCACCGGTATTTTGCATTTTATTTCTTGCGGTAATTAAAAGACTGTCAGGGTGTGTTCTTATTTTGAGTCCGTAATCTTTAGGGGGTCTTTTGGAAAGTTGGAGCTCTTTTAAATCATATTTCAACTCTTCGACAACTTCCGCAATGTGCTGGTACCAAAGTTCCGTTTCTTCCGGCATATAGATTCTGCACAGATCTTCATATTTGTTTCTGTATCCGAACCATCTTCCCATCTGGAGAAGTGTGTCATACATTTTTGTCGTTCTTATAAAATAACTTATGGTAAGCCCTTCCAATGTAAATCCCCTTGAAAGTGAATATCCGCCTATCGCTATTGCAAACAGCCCTTTCGGATATTCATTATAATTTAAACCCTCTTTGTTGTCACTGTTAACCGTAAACACTTTAAATTTATCAATATTTTCTGCAATTTTTCCGATATAATTGTCAAACATTTCAGGGGAAATCTGAAATTCGTTTTTGTAAGTGTTTGAAACATATTCGTTTATATATAATTCTTTCAGCTCCTTTAGAATTTGTTTATCCCTTGCGAAAACACCGTCTAAAATTTTACTCAATTCTT encodes the following:
- a CDS encoding Z1 domain-containing protein; this translates as MCNDKIKQIKNLLKTFLKDNGIPSKEELLKKISMFEIVCEYKLTEKEKKELMEDILYENQYYITIDSEISKNEYREWLSEWEKQQKIKGVKDYFYYSDRYERYLLEEKRFPPIIVKNISEINKKILNYLPNPEKLGKWLTKGLVMGYVQSGKTANYISLINRAADVGYKFIILIAGVHNNLRSQTQQRINEGFVGFDSLKKQTVGVGKIDPRRRPYTITTVNEDFKKNLVAHFGFSPNDFKEPVILVIKKNSNTLKNLIQWLKTAKLKRSDADYPLLLIDDEADNASINTKTEENPTTINGLIREILNMFNRRVYIGYTATPFANIFIDHEATHEQKGTDLFPDDFIITLNAPENYIGAKTIFLDKKFQGKKYDIIRHITDNEICIPAKPPKNFELNCLPDSLKEAIRLFVLASVIKTERDKKPKYTTMLINVTFKKDLHDRLKHLVNEELSKILDGVFARDKQILKELKELYINEYVSNTYKNEFQISPEMFDNYIGKIAENIDKFKVFTVNSDNKEGLNYNEYPKGLFAIAIGGYSLSRGFTLEGLTISYFIRTTKMYDTLLQMGRWFGYRNKYEDLCRIYMPEETELWYQHIAEVVEELKYDLKELQLSKRPPKDYGLKIRTHPDSLLITARNKMQNTGEFVDYQDVCYSGQLIETRLISTDKRKMEINFNIFNEFIENLSGNFSYTKNKNNYLFENIPYNIVTDILNGFEDNMTIKRFMEPESFKNSLINYILKGSDYELSEWDIALKSINSNNKIHIKDIELGVTKRSVLEDDGFYLLSGKKYRLGDPYDEAIGLDMEKIKADYKTEQIKELKKNNIEDDRISKSIRNTPPGKFIRKYRSKPLLIFYILNLYKGAVKKGERIEKNVIAYAVSFPETDSIICPENRIVKYKVNKVFLKELLEKEKENYE
- a CDS encoding PD-(D/E)XK motif protein, which gives rise to MNNYSKWDILLIPPEGRLSAILADKGNALKYSWAKNHYGEKILLVEGKLQKHFNNSDFNFKYIDLIPFKEGIQIILKNEEHTEIFENLCKDLIRSTKGINSEQKAINSLLLRIKKWQKLLSSLNRYLDKNFLKGLVGELLFIKKLLGHFDRREVLDFWKSPTEESVHDFIVNDTAIEIKTKTSKNIINISSYEQMFTELPKLYLYVYTLSECDRNKGFNIYDIIGEIKKLLSDEYLIFYFERLLVDYGFVSLKEYNEVYFSHIKEEAFKVGEGFPKIEKKSDAVINLKYSIKIDKIEEFKIEEKDMF